Proteins encoded in a region of the Prunus persica cultivar Lovell chromosome G4, Prunus_persica_NCBIv2, whole genome shotgun sequence genome:
- the LOC18778990 gene encoding ent-kaur-16-ene synthase, chloroplastic isoform X2: MSFSHLSTLKCSTFSLSSEKFYGNHILPQAASTIPTLDGEAEGNTAGLRNFESTKLRIKKMFNKVDLTVSSYDTAWVAMVPSTNSLKDPFFPECVNWLLGNQLYDGSWGPPNLHPLLMKDALLSTIACILALKRWSVGEEQINKGLHFIESNLASANDEELHSPVGFNIMFPVMIESAMKLDMNLPLGAPTLDALFHRRERELKSYGSNSEGWRAFLAYISEGFGKSQDWELVMKYQRKNGSLFNSPSTTAAAFTHLKNADCLKYLRTLLEKFGNAVPTVYPLENYARLSMVASLESLGIDRHFREEIRSVLDETYRCWLHGDEDIFSDAATFAMAFRLLRVNGYDVSADPLSQFSEDCFFNSLGGYLKDIGAALELLRASEFIIHPDESVMEKQNYWTSHFLKQELSNTLVQGHIFNKHIVLEVEDVLKFPSYANLGRLSTRRAIKYYNTDSTRILKSSYRCLNIGNEDFLKLAVDDFNICQSIHREELNHLARWIEENRLDKLNFARQKLAYCYFSAAATLFPPELSDARISWAKNGVLTTVVDDFFDIGGSEEELVNLIQLVEKWDVNVSVDCCSEHVEIIFSALKDTINEIGVKAFKWQGRSVTSHVIEIWLDLLKSMSKEAEWLRNKSVPTMDEYMTNAYISFALGPIVLPALYLVGPKLSEEVVRNSEFYNLYRLMSTSGRLLNDIQGFKRESAEGKLNALTLAMIHGNRVVTEEETINEMKSVITSKRRELLRLVLLEKGSIVPRACKDLFWNMSKVLHLFYAKNDGFTAHDMMKTVMAVTEEPIVADEFCNQSHV; the protein is encoded by the exons ATGTCTTTTTCGCACCTCAGTACTCTTAAATGTTCCACCTTTTCCTTATCATcag aaaaatttTATGGAAATCATATCTTGCCACAAGCAGCTTCAACAATCCCGACATTAGATGGGGAAGCAGAGGGCAATACTGCTGGTTTG CGGAATTTTGAGAGTACTAAACTGAGAATAAAGAAGATGTTCAACAAGGTTGATCTCACTGTTTCCTCATATGACACTGCTTGGGTGGCAATGGTCCCTTCTACAAATTCCCTGAAGGACCCTTTTTTCCCTGAATGCGTAAACTGGCTATTGGGAAATCAACTCTATGATGGTTCATGGGGTCCTCCAAATTTGCATCCCTTGTTGATGAAAGATGCTCTCTTGTCCACCATAGCATGTATCCTTGCACTAAAACGGTGGAGTGTGGGTGAAGAACAAATTAACAAGG ggCTACATTTTATCGAATCAAATTTGGCTTCAGCTAATGATGAAGAGCTACATTCTCCTGTTGGATTTAATATAATGTTTCCTGTGATGATTGAATCTGCCATGAAGTTGGATATGAATCTTCCCCTGGGAGCACCGACTCTAGATGCTTTGTTTCACAGGAGAGAACGTGAGCTTAAAAg TTATGGAAGCAACTCAGAGGGGTGGAGAGCCTTCTTAGCATATATTTCAGAAGGATTTGGAAAATCGCAGGATTGGGAGTTGGTCATGAAGTATCAAAGGAAGAATGGGTCCTTGTTTAATTCACCGTCAACCACAGCCGCTGCTTTTACTCACCTTAAAAATGCTGATTGTCTTAAGTACCTCCGCACACTCTTAGAAAAGTTTGGAAATGCAG TTCCAACGGTTTATCCTCTAGAGAACTATGCCCGTCTTTCTATGGTTGCCAGTCTTGAAAGTTTGGGTATTGATCGACATTTCAGGGAGGAAATAAGAAGTGTACTGGACGAAACATACAG ATGCTGGCTGCATGGTGATGAAGATATATTTTCTGATGCTGCCACCTTTGCAATGGCATTTCGGCTCTTACGTGTTAATGGATATGATGTTTCTGCAG ATCCATTAAGTCAATTTTCAGAAGATTGTTTCTTTAATTCCCTTGGAGGATATTTGAAGGACATTGGTGCTGCCTTAGAATTGTTGAGGGCTTCAGAATTCATCATACATCCAGATGAATCAGTTATGGAGAAACAAAATTACTGGACAAGTCATTTTCTGAAACAGGAGTTATCAAATACTTTAGTTCAGGGTCATATATTCAATAAGCACATTGTCCTAGAG GTGGAAGATGTTCTTAAATTTCCTTCCTATGCAAATTTGGGTCGGTTGTCAACCAGGAGGGCTATAAAATATTACAACACAGATAGtacaaggattttaaaatcTTCTTACCG TTGTTTGAATATTGGCAATGAAGATTTCCTAAAATTGGCAGTGGATGACTTCAATATTTGCCAATCTATACACCGTGAAGAACTCAACCATCTTGCAAG GTGGATTGAGGAGAACAGATTAGACAAGCTAAATTTTGCTAGGCAGAAGCTGGCATACTGCTACTTCTCTGCTGCTGCAACCCTTTTTCCTCCTGAACTATCAGATGCCCGCATATCATGGGCCAAAAATGGAGTGCTTACAACTGTGGTTGATGATTTCTTTGACATTGGAGGTTCTGAAGAGGAATTGGTAAACCTCATACAATTGGTCGAGAA GTGGGATGTGAATGTGAGTGTTGATTGTTGTTCCGAGCAtgttgaaattatattttcagcACTTAAGGACACAATTAATGAGATTGGAGTCAAGGCATTCAAGTGGCAAGGACGCAGTGTGACAAGTCACGTAATTGAGATT TGGTTAGATTTGCTCAAGTCTATGTCGAAGGAGGCTGAGTGGTTGAGAAACAAGTCGGTGCCAACAATGGATGAATATATGacaaatgcatatatatcatTTGCGTTGGGACCAATTGTTCTCCCAGCTCTCTATTTGGTGGGGCCTAAGCTTTCAGAGGAGGTTGTCAGAAATTCCGAGTTTTATAATCTGTATAGACTTATGAGCACTTCTGGGCGTCTCCTCAATGATATCCAAGGCTTTAAG AGGGAATCTGCGGAAGGGAAGCTAAATGCTTTAACGTTGGCCATGATTCATGGCAACAGGGTCGTCACTGAGGAGGAGACCATCAATGAGATGAAGAGTGTTATAACGAGTAAGAGGAGAGAATTGCTAAGACTAGTTTTGCTAGAGAAGGGTAGCATAGTACCAAGAGCTTGCAAGGATTTGTTTTGGAATATGAGCAAAGTGCTGCATCTATTTTATGCAAAGAATGATGGATTCACTGCACATGATATGATGAAGACTGTTATGGCAGTAACTGAAGAACCCATCGTTGCCGATGAATTTTGTAACCAATCTCATGTGTAG
- the LOC18778990 gene encoding ent-kaur-16-ene synthase, chloroplastic isoform X3, producing the protein MSFSHLSTLKCSTFSLSSEKFYGNHILPQAASTIPTLDGEAEGNTAGLNFESTKLRIKKMFNKVDLTVSSYDTAWVAMVPSTNSLKDPFFPECVNWLLGNQLYDGSWGPPNLHPLLMKDALLSTIACILALKRWSVGEEQINKGLHFIESNLASANDEELHSPVGFNIMFPVMIESAMKLDMNLPLGAPTLDALFHRRERELKSSYGSNSEGWRAFLAYISEGFGKSQDWELVMKYQRKNGSLFNSPSTTAAAFTHLKNADCLKYLRTLLEKFGNAVPTVYPLENYARLSMVASLESLGIDRHFREEIRSVLDETYRCWLHGDEDIFSDAATFAMAFRLLRVNGYDVSADPLSQFSEDCFFNSLGGYLKDIGAALELLRASEFIIHPDESVMEKQNYWTSHFLKQELSNTLVQGHIFNKHIVLEVEDVLKFPSYANLGRLSTRRAIKYYNTDSTRILKSSYRCLNIGNEDFLKLAVDDFNICQSIHREELNHLARWIEENRLDKLNFARQKLAYCYFSAAATLFPPELSDARISWAKNGVLTTVVDDFFDIGGSEEELVNLIQLVEKWDVNVSVDCCSEHVEIIFSALKDTINEIGVKAFKWQGRSVTSHVIEIWLDLLKSMSKEAEWLRNKSVPTMDEYMTNAYISFALGPIVLPALYLVGPKLSEEVVRNSEFYNLYRLMSTSGRLLNDIQGFKRESAEGKLNALTLAMIHGNRVVTEEETINEMKSVITSKRRELLRLVLLEKGSIVPRACKDLFWNMSKVLHLFYAKNDGFTAHDMMKTVMAVTEEPIVADEFCNQSHV; encoded by the exons ATGTCTTTTTCGCACCTCAGTACTCTTAAATGTTCCACCTTTTCCTTATCATcag aaaaatttTATGGAAATCATATCTTGCCACAAGCAGCTTCAACAATCCCGACATTAGATGGGGAAGCAGAGGGCAATACTGCTGGTTTG AATTTTGAGAGTACTAAACTGAGAATAAAGAAGATGTTCAACAAGGTTGATCTCACTGTTTCCTCATATGACACTGCTTGGGTGGCAATGGTCCCTTCTACAAATTCCCTGAAGGACCCTTTTTTCCCTGAATGCGTAAACTGGCTATTGGGAAATCAACTCTATGATGGTTCATGGGGTCCTCCAAATTTGCATCCCTTGTTGATGAAAGATGCTCTCTTGTCCACCATAGCATGTATCCTTGCACTAAAACGGTGGAGTGTGGGTGAAGAACAAATTAACAAGG ggCTACATTTTATCGAATCAAATTTGGCTTCAGCTAATGATGAAGAGCTACATTCTCCTGTTGGATTTAATATAATGTTTCCTGTGATGATTGAATCTGCCATGAAGTTGGATATGAATCTTCCCCTGGGAGCACCGACTCTAGATGCTTTGTTTCACAGGAGAGAACGTGAGCTTAAAAg CAGTTATGGAAGCAACTCAGAGGGGTGGAGAGCCTTCTTAGCATATATTTCAGAAGGATTTGGAAAATCGCAGGATTGGGAGTTGGTCATGAAGTATCAAAGGAAGAATGGGTCCTTGTTTAATTCACCGTCAACCACAGCCGCTGCTTTTACTCACCTTAAAAATGCTGATTGTCTTAAGTACCTCCGCACACTCTTAGAAAAGTTTGGAAATGCAG TTCCAACGGTTTATCCTCTAGAGAACTATGCCCGTCTTTCTATGGTTGCCAGTCTTGAAAGTTTGGGTATTGATCGACATTTCAGGGAGGAAATAAGAAGTGTACTGGACGAAACATACAG ATGCTGGCTGCATGGTGATGAAGATATATTTTCTGATGCTGCCACCTTTGCAATGGCATTTCGGCTCTTACGTGTTAATGGATATGATGTTTCTGCAG ATCCATTAAGTCAATTTTCAGAAGATTGTTTCTTTAATTCCCTTGGAGGATATTTGAAGGACATTGGTGCTGCCTTAGAATTGTTGAGGGCTTCAGAATTCATCATACATCCAGATGAATCAGTTATGGAGAAACAAAATTACTGGACAAGTCATTTTCTGAAACAGGAGTTATCAAATACTTTAGTTCAGGGTCATATATTCAATAAGCACATTGTCCTAGAG GTGGAAGATGTTCTTAAATTTCCTTCCTATGCAAATTTGGGTCGGTTGTCAACCAGGAGGGCTATAAAATATTACAACACAGATAGtacaaggattttaaaatcTTCTTACCG TTGTTTGAATATTGGCAATGAAGATTTCCTAAAATTGGCAGTGGATGACTTCAATATTTGCCAATCTATACACCGTGAAGAACTCAACCATCTTGCAAG GTGGATTGAGGAGAACAGATTAGACAAGCTAAATTTTGCTAGGCAGAAGCTGGCATACTGCTACTTCTCTGCTGCTGCAACCCTTTTTCCTCCTGAACTATCAGATGCCCGCATATCATGGGCCAAAAATGGAGTGCTTACAACTGTGGTTGATGATTTCTTTGACATTGGAGGTTCTGAAGAGGAATTGGTAAACCTCATACAATTGGTCGAGAA GTGGGATGTGAATGTGAGTGTTGATTGTTGTTCCGAGCAtgttgaaattatattttcagcACTTAAGGACACAATTAATGAGATTGGAGTCAAGGCATTCAAGTGGCAAGGACGCAGTGTGACAAGTCACGTAATTGAGATT TGGTTAGATTTGCTCAAGTCTATGTCGAAGGAGGCTGAGTGGTTGAGAAACAAGTCGGTGCCAACAATGGATGAATATATGacaaatgcatatatatcatTTGCGTTGGGACCAATTGTTCTCCCAGCTCTCTATTTGGTGGGGCCTAAGCTTTCAGAGGAGGTTGTCAGAAATTCCGAGTTTTATAATCTGTATAGACTTATGAGCACTTCTGGGCGTCTCCTCAATGATATCCAAGGCTTTAAG AGGGAATCTGCGGAAGGGAAGCTAAATGCTTTAACGTTGGCCATGATTCATGGCAACAGGGTCGTCACTGAGGAGGAGACCATCAATGAGATGAAGAGTGTTATAACGAGTAAGAGGAGAGAATTGCTAAGACTAGTTTTGCTAGAGAAGGGTAGCATAGTACCAAGAGCTTGCAAGGATTTGTTTTGGAATATGAGCAAAGTGCTGCATCTATTTTATGCAAAGAATGATGGATTCACTGCACATGATATGATGAAGACTGTTATGGCAGTAACTGAAGAACCCATCGTTGCCGATGAATTTTGTAACCAATCTCATGTGTAG
- the LOC18778467 gene encoding uncharacterized protein LOC18778467 → MNKDKIFKLAKGFRGRAKNCIRIARERVEKALQYSYRDRRTKKRDMRSLWIQRINAGTRIHGVNYGNFMHGLMKENIQLNRKVLSELSMHEPYSFKALVDISRTAFPGNKNVVHAPKKEGLSMLV, encoded by the exons ATGAACaaggataagattttcaagcTAGCCAAGGGCTTCAGAGGAAGGGCCAAGAATTGCATAAGGATTGCCAGAGAGAGGGTGGAGAAGGCCTTGCAGTATTCCTACAGGGATCGCCGCACCAAGAAGCGAGACATGCGCTCCCTATGGATCCAACGCATCAATGCTGGCACCCGCATCCATGGT GTTAATTATGGGAATTTCATGCATGGGTTGATGAAGGAGAACATTCAGCTGAACAGGAAAGTTTTGTCAGAGCTGTCCATGCACGAACCATACAGTTTCAAGGCCCTGGTAGACATCTCTCGCACTGCCTTCCCTGGGAACAAGAACGTGGTGCATGCTCCCAAAAAGGAAGGCCTTTCAATGCTTGTGTAA
- the LOC18778990 gene encoding ent-kaur-16-ene synthase, chloroplastic isoform X1 — protein sequence MSFSHLSTLKCSTFSLSSEKFYGNHILPQAASTIPTLDGEAEGNTAGLRNFESTKLRIKKMFNKVDLTVSSYDTAWVAMVPSTNSLKDPFFPECVNWLLGNQLYDGSWGPPNLHPLLMKDALLSTIACILALKRWSVGEEQINKGLHFIESNLASANDEELHSPVGFNIMFPVMIESAMKLDMNLPLGAPTLDALFHRRERELKSSYGSNSEGWRAFLAYISEGFGKSQDWELVMKYQRKNGSLFNSPSTTAAAFTHLKNADCLKYLRTLLEKFGNAVPTVYPLENYARLSMVASLESLGIDRHFREEIRSVLDETYRCWLHGDEDIFSDAATFAMAFRLLRVNGYDVSADPLSQFSEDCFFNSLGGYLKDIGAALELLRASEFIIHPDESVMEKQNYWTSHFLKQELSNTLVQGHIFNKHIVLEVEDVLKFPSYANLGRLSTRRAIKYYNTDSTRILKSSYRCLNIGNEDFLKLAVDDFNICQSIHREELNHLARWIEENRLDKLNFARQKLAYCYFSAAATLFPPELSDARISWAKNGVLTTVVDDFFDIGGSEEELVNLIQLVEKWDVNVSVDCCSEHVEIIFSALKDTINEIGVKAFKWQGRSVTSHVIEIWLDLLKSMSKEAEWLRNKSVPTMDEYMTNAYISFALGPIVLPALYLVGPKLSEEVVRNSEFYNLYRLMSTSGRLLNDIQGFKRESAEGKLNALTLAMIHGNRVVTEEETINEMKSVITSKRRELLRLVLLEKGSIVPRACKDLFWNMSKVLHLFYAKNDGFTAHDMMKTVMAVTEEPIVADEFCNQSHV from the exons ATGTCTTTTTCGCACCTCAGTACTCTTAAATGTTCCACCTTTTCCTTATCATcag aaaaatttTATGGAAATCATATCTTGCCACAAGCAGCTTCAACAATCCCGACATTAGATGGGGAAGCAGAGGGCAATACTGCTGGTTTG CGGAATTTTGAGAGTACTAAACTGAGAATAAAGAAGATGTTCAACAAGGTTGATCTCACTGTTTCCTCATATGACACTGCTTGGGTGGCAATGGTCCCTTCTACAAATTCCCTGAAGGACCCTTTTTTCCCTGAATGCGTAAACTGGCTATTGGGAAATCAACTCTATGATGGTTCATGGGGTCCTCCAAATTTGCATCCCTTGTTGATGAAAGATGCTCTCTTGTCCACCATAGCATGTATCCTTGCACTAAAACGGTGGAGTGTGGGTGAAGAACAAATTAACAAGG ggCTACATTTTATCGAATCAAATTTGGCTTCAGCTAATGATGAAGAGCTACATTCTCCTGTTGGATTTAATATAATGTTTCCTGTGATGATTGAATCTGCCATGAAGTTGGATATGAATCTTCCCCTGGGAGCACCGACTCTAGATGCTTTGTTTCACAGGAGAGAACGTGAGCTTAAAAg CAGTTATGGAAGCAACTCAGAGGGGTGGAGAGCCTTCTTAGCATATATTTCAGAAGGATTTGGAAAATCGCAGGATTGGGAGTTGGTCATGAAGTATCAAAGGAAGAATGGGTCCTTGTTTAATTCACCGTCAACCACAGCCGCTGCTTTTACTCACCTTAAAAATGCTGATTGTCTTAAGTACCTCCGCACACTCTTAGAAAAGTTTGGAAATGCAG TTCCAACGGTTTATCCTCTAGAGAACTATGCCCGTCTTTCTATGGTTGCCAGTCTTGAAAGTTTGGGTATTGATCGACATTTCAGGGAGGAAATAAGAAGTGTACTGGACGAAACATACAG ATGCTGGCTGCATGGTGATGAAGATATATTTTCTGATGCTGCCACCTTTGCAATGGCATTTCGGCTCTTACGTGTTAATGGATATGATGTTTCTGCAG ATCCATTAAGTCAATTTTCAGAAGATTGTTTCTTTAATTCCCTTGGAGGATATTTGAAGGACATTGGTGCTGCCTTAGAATTGTTGAGGGCTTCAGAATTCATCATACATCCAGATGAATCAGTTATGGAGAAACAAAATTACTGGACAAGTCATTTTCTGAAACAGGAGTTATCAAATACTTTAGTTCAGGGTCATATATTCAATAAGCACATTGTCCTAGAG GTGGAAGATGTTCTTAAATTTCCTTCCTATGCAAATTTGGGTCGGTTGTCAACCAGGAGGGCTATAAAATATTACAACACAGATAGtacaaggattttaaaatcTTCTTACCG TTGTTTGAATATTGGCAATGAAGATTTCCTAAAATTGGCAGTGGATGACTTCAATATTTGCCAATCTATACACCGTGAAGAACTCAACCATCTTGCAAG GTGGATTGAGGAGAACAGATTAGACAAGCTAAATTTTGCTAGGCAGAAGCTGGCATACTGCTACTTCTCTGCTGCTGCAACCCTTTTTCCTCCTGAACTATCAGATGCCCGCATATCATGGGCCAAAAATGGAGTGCTTACAACTGTGGTTGATGATTTCTTTGACATTGGAGGTTCTGAAGAGGAATTGGTAAACCTCATACAATTGGTCGAGAA GTGGGATGTGAATGTGAGTGTTGATTGTTGTTCCGAGCAtgttgaaattatattttcagcACTTAAGGACACAATTAATGAGATTGGAGTCAAGGCATTCAAGTGGCAAGGACGCAGTGTGACAAGTCACGTAATTGAGATT TGGTTAGATTTGCTCAAGTCTATGTCGAAGGAGGCTGAGTGGTTGAGAAACAAGTCGGTGCCAACAATGGATGAATATATGacaaatgcatatatatcatTTGCGTTGGGACCAATTGTTCTCCCAGCTCTCTATTTGGTGGGGCCTAAGCTTTCAGAGGAGGTTGTCAGAAATTCCGAGTTTTATAATCTGTATAGACTTATGAGCACTTCTGGGCGTCTCCTCAATGATATCCAAGGCTTTAAG AGGGAATCTGCGGAAGGGAAGCTAAATGCTTTAACGTTGGCCATGATTCATGGCAACAGGGTCGTCACTGAGGAGGAGACCATCAATGAGATGAAGAGTGTTATAACGAGTAAGAGGAGAGAATTGCTAAGACTAGTTTTGCTAGAGAAGGGTAGCATAGTACCAAGAGCTTGCAAGGATTTGTTTTGGAATATGAGCAAAGTGCTGCATCTATTTTATGCAAAGAATGATGGATTCACTGCACATGATATGATGAAGACTGTTATGGCAGTAACTGAAGAACCCATCGTTGCCGATGAATTTTGTAACCAATCTCATGTGTAG
- the LOC18781225 gene encoding MDIS1-interacting receptor like kinase 2, whose translation MTNLFCGLACLILYVQLFSSPNIAFASATSSEAEALLKWKASFQNETKNNLTSWAYYPKVNTNPCNVWTGVSCNTAASVNRVNLTNSGIQGTLYEFPFLSLPNLEYVDLSLNQLFGAIPSQISSLSRLIYLDLSHNQLSGKIPPEIGLLNSLQVLHLNENQLNGSIPQEISQLKFLNELCLQKNNLTGPIPPDFGKLKDLTMMYLFKNQLSGSIPSEIGNLKSLVKLGIYKNNLSGSIPTSLGNLTNLTLLYVYENKLSGVIPKEIGNLKSLVDLQLSENHLNGSIPSSLGDLSNLEILFLRDNQLSGSIPQEMENLKKLAVLQLEANNFSGYLPQNICGGGYLENFTAQNNHLIGSIPKSLKTCKSLVRLRLEGNQLTGNISDDFGAYPNLRFIDLSHNNLHGEISHLWEQCPQLETLRIAGNKLTGSIPPEISHATQIHELDLSSNSLVGVIPKNFGRLTSLVNLMLNGNQLWGPIPSEFGSLIDIEYLDLSTNKFNESIPGIFGDLLKLHYLNLSNNKFSQEIPFQLGKLVHMSQLDLSHNSFEGKIPSEMSGLQSLETLNLSHNNLTGLIPTSFDEMHGLNDIDISYNQLQGPIPNNKAFQNARMEGNNGLCGNVGGLKPCNHSVEHKHTSKKAFLIIFPILGTLLLSFLAFVLIGRRRSRRKQEQEIEQSNMHESFFSISNFDGRKMYGEIMEATNGFDVVHCIGKGGQGSVYKAKLPSGSIVAVKKFHQTLDGEEASRKEFLNEIRALTQIRHRNIVKFLGFCSSAHHSFLVYEYLETGSLAAILSNENEAKQLDWSTRVRIVKGVAHALCYMHHDCSPPIVHRDITSSNILLHCDYEPCVSDFGTAKLLNPDSSNWTALAGTYGYVAPELAYTRKVTEKCDVYSFGVLALELILGKQLGDFVSSFSFPSTTYANILLKDVLDQRLPPPTPQVLDELVTIARLSIACRHSHPQSRPTMHMVCQVLSFQTASSCRGPDDTTLEQLIKI comes from the exons atgacaaatttattCTGCGGTCTAGCTTGCCTTATCTTGTATGTCCAGCTGTTCTCATCACCAAACATTGCTTTTGCTTCTGCTACTTCTTCTGAGGCCGAGGCTCTTCTCAAATGGAAAGCTAGCTTTcaaaatgaaaccaaaaataatCTGACCTCATGGGCTTACTATCCAAAAGTAAATACAAACCCATGCAACGTTTGGACTGGTGTTTCATGCAACACTGCTGCAAGTGTCAACAGGGTCAACCTCACCAATTCTGGGATACAAGGTACGCTATATGAATTTCCATTCCTGTCCCTCCCTAATCTCGAATATGTTGACCTCAGCTTGAACCAACTCTTTGGTGCCATCCCATCTCAGATCAGTTCCCTCTCTAGACTCATCTATCTTGACCTTTCTCATAATCAGTTGTCTGGGAAAATCCCACCAGAAATTGGTCTTCTAAATAGTCTTCAAGTCCTGCACCTAAATGAGAATCAATTAAATGGCTCAATCCCTCAAGAAATCAGCCAGCTCAAGTTTCTTAATGAGCTTTGTCtgcaaaaaaacaatttaacaGGTCCCATTCCTCCAgattttggaaaattaaaagacCTGACCATGATGTACTTGTTCAAAAATCAACTTTCTGGTTCTATCCCTTCcgaaattggaaatttgaaGTCTCTAGTGAAACTAGGCATTTATAAGAACAATCTATCTGGTTCAATCCCGACATCTTTAGGTAATCTAACAAACCTTACCCTTCTCTATGTCTACGAAAATAAGCTTTCCGGCGTAATTCCAAAAGAGATAGGGAACTTAAAATCTCTTGTGGATCTACAGTTGAGCGAGAATCATCTAAATGGTTCCATCCCCTCTTCACTTGGTGACTTGAGCAACCTAGAAATCTTATTCCTACGCGATAACCAACTTTCTGGCTCCATCCCCCAAGAGATGGAGAATCTCAAGAAGTTGGCTGTGCTGCAATTAGAAGCTAACAACTTTTCTGGTTATTTGCCCCAAAATATTTGCGGAGGCGGATACCTAGAAAACTTTACAGCACAAAACAACCACTTGATAGGTTCAATCCCCAAAAGCTTGAAAACTTGCAAGAGCTTAGTGAGACTTCGTCTTGAAGGGAACCAACTGACAGGCAATATATCTGATGACTTTGGTGCCTATCCAAATCTTAGATTCATTGACCTAAGCCACAATAACTTGCATGGTGAGATCTCACACCTCTGGGAACAGTGTCCACAATTAGAAACCCTACGAATTGCGGGGAATAAGCTTACTGGTAGTATACCACCTGAGATTAGCCATGCAACCCAAATTCATGAACTCGATCTTTCTTCCAATAGTTTAGTCGGGGTGATCCCAAAGAACTTTGGGAGATTGACTTCTTTGGTGAATTTGATGTTGAATGGCAATCAACTTTGGGGTCCTATACCCTCAGAATTTGGATCGTTGATTGATATTGAATATCTTGACTTGTCCACCAACAAATTCAACGAGTCAATTCCAGGCATTTTTGGTGACTTGCTCAAATTACACTATTTGAATTTGAGCAATAACAAGTTCAGTCAAGAAATTCCGTTTCAGTTGGGGAAGTTAGTTCATATGTCTCAACTTGATCTAAGTCACAACTCATTTGAGGGTAAGATACCATCAGAAATGAGCGGTTTGCAAAGCTTGGAGACGTTGAATCTTTCCCACAATAATCTTACCGGTCTCATTCCAACAAGTTTTGATGAAATGCATGGCTTGAATGACATCGACATATCCTACAATCAACTGCAGGGTCCAATCCCCAACAATAAAGCATTTCAAAATGCTCGAATGGAAGGGAATAACGGATTGTGTGGCAACGTTGGAGGACTAAAACCCTGCAATCATTCTGTGGAGCATAAGCATACCTCAAAGAAGGCGTTCTTAATCATTTTCCCTATCTTGGGAACACTTTTACTTTCTTTCCTGGCATTTGTTTtgattggaagaagaagaagtagaagaaaGCAAGAACAGGAAATCGAACAAAGCAATATGCATGAAAGCTTTTTCTCAATATCTAATTTTGACGGAAGAAAAATGTATGGAGAAATCATGGAAGCAACCAATGGTTTTGATGTCGTTCATTGCATCGGGAAGGGAGGACAGGGAAGCGTCTACAAGGCAAAGCTCCCGTCAGGCAGCATTGTTGCAGTGAAGAAATTCCATCAAACACTTGATGGTGAGGAGGCATCTCGGAAGGAGTTCCTTAATGAAATAAGGGCCTTAACTCAGATACGACACCGAAACATTGTGAAGTTTCTTGGCTTTTGTTCAAGTGCCCATCACTCGTTTTTGGTCTATGAGTATTTGGAAACAGGTAGCTTGGCTGCAATCTTGAGCAACGAGAATGAAGCTAAACAATTGGACTGGAGCACAAGGGTGAGAATTGTAAAAGGTGTTGCTCATGCGTTGTGTTATATGCATCATGATTGCTCACCACCAATTGTGCATCGAGACATAACAAGCAGCAACATTTTGCTGCACTGTGACTATGAGCCTTGTGTTTCTGACTTCGGCACTGCTAAGCTTTTGAATCCAGACTCGTCGAATTGGACTGCTCTTGCAGGCACATATGGATATGTAGCACCAG AGCTGGCTTACACAAGGAAGGTAACAGAGAAATGTGATGTTTATAGCTTTGGAGTGCTGGCACTGGAATTGATTTTGGGAAAGCAGCTAGGCGATTTTGTCTCCTCCTTTTCGTTTCCATCCACCACCTATGCAAACATATTGCTCAAGGATGTACTGGACCAACGCCTTCCCCCTCCAACGCCTCAAGTTCTAGATGAACTCGTAACCATTGCAAGGCTATCAATTGCATGCAGACATTCCCATCCACAATCCAGGCCAACAATGCACATGGTTTGTCAGGTGTTATCGTTCCAAACGGCTTCTTCCTGTAGAGGACCAGACGATACTACACTTGAACAACTCATTAAGATCTGA